Within the Micromonospora citrea genome, the region TCGCCAAGGCGCAGGACTGGGGGACCGGCCACGAGACGCGGGTGACCATCACCAACGGGTCGAGCGCGTCGGTCAGCACCTGGCGCATCGAGTTCGACCTGCCGGCGGGCACCAGCATCAGCAGCTCCTGGGACGCCGACGTCACGCGCACCGGCGACCACTACGTCGCGGTCAAGAAGAGCTGGGCCGGCCCGCTCGCGCCGGGCGCCAGCTTCAGCTGGGGCTACAACGGCACCGGCGCGTACCGGGCGCCGCTGAACTGCACGATCAACGGCGTGGCGTGCGGTGGCGGCACCACCCCGCCCACCACCACGCCGCCCACCTCCACCCCGCCGACCTCGGCGCCGCCGACCACCCCGCCGCCGACCACGCCGCCGCCCACCACGCCCCCGCCGGACCCGGGCGGCAAGAAGGTCGTCGGCTACTTCGCCCAGTGGGGCGTCTACGGCCGCAACTATCACGTCAAGAACATCCACACCAGCGGCTCCGCGGCCAAGCTGACCCACATCCTGTACGCCTTCGGCAACACCACCGGCGGCCGCTGCACGATCGGCGACAGCTACGCCGACTACGAGAAGGCGTACACGGCGGCCGACAGCGTCGACGGCGTCGCCGACACCTGGGACCAGCCGCTGCGCGGCAGCTTCAACCAGCTGCGCAAGCTCAAGAAGATGTACCCGCACCTGAAGGTGATCTGGTCCTTCGGCGGCTGGACGTGGTCCGGCGGCTTCACCCAGGCCGCGCAGAACCCGGCCGCCTTCGCCGAGAGCTGCCACAACCTGGTCGAGGACCCGCGCTGGGCGGACGTCTTCGACGGCATCGACGTCGACTGGGAGTACCCGAACGCCTGCGGGCTCACCTGTGACAGCAGCGGCCCGAACGCCTTCAAGAACGTGGTCGGCGCGCTGCGGTCGAAGTTCGGCGCCTCCGCGTTGGTCACCGCCGCGATCACCGCGGACGGCAGCAACGGCGGCAAGATCGACGCCACCGACTACGCGGGCGCCG harbors:
- a CDS encoding glycosyl hydrolase family 18 protein: MKRSLRRALWVGAVMAVTAATVPMASAFGDGSVTAAFAKAQDWGTGHETRVTITNGSSASVSTWRIEFDLPAGTSISSSWDADVTRTGDHYVAVKKSWAGPLAPGASFSWGYNGTGAYRAPLNCTINGVACGGGTTPPTTTPPTSTPPTSAPPTTPPPTTPPPTTPPPDPGGKKVVGYFAQWGVYGRNYHVKNIHTSGSAAKLTHILYAFGNTTGGRCTIGDSYADYEKAYTAADSVDGVADTWDQPLRGSFNQLRKLKKMYPHLKVIWSFGGWTWSGGFTQAAQNPAAFAESCHNLVEDPRWADVFDGIDVDWEYPNACGLTCDSSGPNAFKNVVGALRSKFGASALVTAAITADGSNGGKIDATDYAGAAPHLNWIMPMTYDYFGAWAAQGPTAPHSPLTSYAGIPQQGFWSDAAIQKLKSKGIPANKLLLGIGFYGRGWTGVTQAAPGGTATGPAPGTYEQGIEDYKVLKNTCPATGTVAGTAYAKCGSNWWSYDTPSTIGGKMTYAKNQGLGGAFFWELSGDTGNGELIGAIKGGLG